In Pseudomonas sp. HR96, the DNA window GCGCCCGCGCTGGCGCAACCTGGCCCTGCTCGCCCTGTGCCTGGCGCCGCTGCTGTGGCCGCTGCAGCACCTGGCCGAGCGCTACTACCGCAGCGAACTGGTCGGCCAGAACCGCCAGACCCTCGACCTCTACGTCGCCAACCTGCTGGGCACGCTGCACCGCTTCGAGACCCTGCCGCAGATTCTCGGTGACCTGCCGGCCCTGCGCGCCGCGCTCGCAGCCCCCGCCGACCCGCAAGTGCAGGGCAGCGCCAACCGCCTGCTCAACGAGATCGCCCGCCAGACCGGTGCCGAAGTCATGTACCTGATGGACGACAGCGGCAAGACCCTGGCGGCCTCCAACTGGGACAAGCCCGACAGTTTCGTCGGCCGCAACTTCGCCTTCCGCCCCTATTACAGCGACGCCATCGCCGGACGCCTGGGCCGCTTCTTCGGCCTGGGCACCACCTCGGCCAAACGCGGCTACTTTTTCGCCGCCGGGGTACGCGAGGGCGAGCGCATCAAGGGCGTGCTGGTGGTGAAGGTCGACCTCGACCACACCGAGACGCTGTGGGGCAAGACGCCTGAACAGTTGCTGCTGACCGACCACAACGGCGTGGTGATCCTGACGTCGCGCCCGGAATGGCGCTTTCGCGCGACCCGCTCGCTGACCGCCGAGGATCACCAGGCGATTGCCGCCGTGCAGCCCTACCCGACCCAGGACCCGCAGCCGCTGAACCTCAACGCCAACGCCTGGCTCACCCAGACCCGCACCATCGAGGAAACCGGCTGGCAGGTCAGCATTCTCGCCCCGCGCGCACTGATCGACCGCCCCGTGCGCACCGTCGTGGCCGTGGGTGGCGCCACCTTGTTGGTGGTGATGCTGCTGGTCGGATTGATGATGCAGAGCCGGCGCAATTACCTGGACCGCATCGCCTTCGAGGCGCGCGCCCGGCACGACCTGGAAAACCGCGTGGTGGAACGCACCAGCGACCTGGAGGGCCTGAACAAGCGGCTCAAGAGCGAGGTGCTCGAGCGCGAGCAGGCGCAGCAGGAGCTGGTACAGGCCCAGGACGAACTGGTGCAGGCGGGCAAGCTGTCGGCGCTGGGCACCATGTCGGCGAGCATCAGCCACGAACTCAACCAGCCGCTGGCGGCGATCCGCAGCTACGCCGACAACGCCGGCATCCTGCTCGACCACGGGCGCCTGGACGATGCGCGCGGCAACCTCAAGCTGATCAGCGAGCTGACCGAGCGCATGGCCTCGATCATCGCCCACCTGCGCGCCTTCGCCCGCCGCGACCGCCATGCCCTGGAAAGCGTGGCCCTGCAGCCGGCGCTGGACGATGCCCTGGCACTGCTGGGCAAGCGTCGCCGGGCCATGGCAGTGGAGTTGATCCGTGACCTGCCCGACGCGCCGCTGTGGGTCCAGGCCGGGGAAACGCGCCTGCGCCAGGTGCTCGGCAACCTGCTGGCCAATGCCCTCGACGCCCTGACCGAAAAAGCCAACCCGCGCTGCCTGTGGCTGAGTGCCGAACAGACCGCCGAAGGCGTCGAACTGTGCATTCGCGACAACGGCCCGGGCTTCACCTCGCAGGCCCTGGCGCGCGCGCGCGAGCCGTTTTTCACCACCAAGACCCGCACTCAGGGGCTTGGCCTGGGACTGGCGATCTGCGATACCCTGATGCGCGCGCTGGGCGGCGAAATGTTGCTGGCCAACCACCCGCGCGGCGGCGCCCTGCTGACCCTGCGCCTGCGTGCCGGCACCCCGGGCGTCAACCTGCAACCGCCAGAGGATCCCACTGCATGACCATGGCTCCCATCGACAGCAGCGTGCAAGTGCTGCTGATCGACGACGACCCCCACCTGCGCCAGGCCCTGTGTCAGACCCTGGACCTGGCCGGCCTGCGCCTGCTGTCGCTGGGCGACGCCCAGGGCGTGGCGCAGCGCATCGACCGCGACTGGCCCGGGGTGGTAGTCAGCGACATCCGCATGCAAGGCATCGACGGCCTGCAACTGCTCGAGCAGCTGCAGGCGCGCGACAGCGAGCTGCCGGTGCTGTTGATCACCGGCCACGGCGATGTGCCGCTGGCGGTGCAGGCGATGCGCGCCGGCGCCTACGATTTCCTGGAAAAGCCCTTCGCCAGCGAAGCCCTGCTCGACAGCGTGCGCCGCGCGCTGGACCTGCGCCGGCTGGTGCTGGAAAACCGCAGCCTGCGCATGGCCTTGAGCGACCGCCAGCAGTTGAATGGCCGTCTGCTCGGTCATTCGCCGCCCATCGTGCGCCTGCGCGAGCAGATCGGCGCGCTGGCGGCGACCCGCGCCGACGTGCTGATACTCGGTGAGACCGGCGCCGGCAAGGAGGTGGTGGCCCGCGCCCTGCACGACCTGTCCAGCCGCCGCAACGGGCCCTTCGTGGCGATCAACGCCGGGGCGCTGGCCGAATCGGTGGTGGAGAGCGAACTGTTCGGCCACGAGCCGGGCGCCTTCACCGGTGCGCAGAAACGCCGCATCGGCAAGTTCGAGTTCGCCAACGGCGGCACCCTGTTTCTCGACGAGATCGAGAGCATGAGCCTGGACGTGCAGGTCAAGCTGCTGCGCCTGTTGCAGGAGCGTGTGGTGGAGCGCCTGGGCGGCAACCAGCAGATCGCCCTGGACATCCGCGTGGTCGCCGCGACCAAGGAAGACTTGCGCCAGGCGGCCGACCAGGGACGCTTTCGTGCCGACCTGTACTACCGCCTCAACGTCGCCTCGCTGCGCATCCCGCCGCTACGCGAGCGCGGCGAGGATGCCCTGCTGCTGTTCCAGCACTTCGTCGACGCCGCCGGCCAACGCCACGGCCTCAAGCCCCCGGCGCTGCAACCGGCGCAGCGGGCGCTGCTGCTGCGCCACGATTGGCCGGGCAACGTGCGCGAGCTGCAGAACGCCGGCGAGCGCTTTGCCCTGGGCCTGGAACTGGCCCTGGAACGCGACGCCGGAACCCGCGACGAGCCCTGGCTGGCGCCGAGCGGTGGCCTGAGCGAGCAGGTCGAGCACTTCGAGCGGTCGCTGATCGCCGCAGAAATGGCCCGCCCGCACGGCTCGCTGCGCAGCCTGGCCGAGGCCCTGGGCCTGCCGCGCAAGACCCTGCACGACAAATTGCGCAAGCATGGCCTGAGCTTTGGCGCTGGAGACGAGCATGACTGATCCTGTACAGCACCTGCAGGAGGTGTTGCATCATGATATTCCGCTGACCCGCGAAATGGGCCTGAGCGTGGCCAGCTGGCAGCACCAGGCGCTGCGCCTGAACCTGCCGCTGGCGCCCAACGTCAACCACAAGCACACCCTGTTCGGCGGCAGCCTGTATTGCGGCGCGGTGCTGGCCGGTTGGGGCTGGCTGTATCTGAGCCTGCGCGAAGCTGGGGTCGAGGACGGCCACATCGTGATCCAGGAAGGCCAGATCAGCTATCCGCTGCCGGTGAGCGGCGATGCCCTGGTGCTGTGCCAGGCGCCGGAGCCGGCGCTGTGGGAAAGGTTCCTGAAGCTGTACCTGCGCCGCGGACGGGCGCGGCTGGCGTTGCAGACAACCGTGGTCAATCAGGGCAGTGACGAGCCGGCGGTGGTGTTCGCCGGGCAGTATGTGGTGCACCGTTAGCTGAGGCCCTCAGCCTTTGGCCAAGGCCAGCAAGGTCCCCCGCCACTGCACTCCCACCGGCAATGCCAGAAAGAACGGATTGAGCAAGGACGCGCGCGGCGGATACACAAAAGGCTGCCCGTCCACCTGCAACACCTCGCCGCCGGCGCCTTCCAGCACCCCCTGCGCCGCGGCCGTGTCCCACTGCGAAGTGGGCGCCAGCCTTGGATAACAATCGGCCGCGCCCTCGGCCAGCAAGCAGAATTTCAGCGAGCTGCCGATATTGGCCAGTTCCAGCGCCCCCACCACCGCGCTCAAGCCGGCCAGCAGGCGCTCCTGCTCGGCGCTGGAGTGGCGCCGGCTGGCGACCACGGTAAAGGCCGCGCCGGCTGGCGGGGCCTGGCGCACATGAATCGGCTGCGGCGCCTGGCCCCGCTCCGAGCGCCAGGCGCCGAGCCCGGCGCCACCGGCATAGCAACGGCCATTGGTGGGCATGGACACCACGCCGAACACCACTTGGCCCTGCTCGATCAGGGCGATATTGACGGTGAACTCTTCACTGCCGGCGATGAACTCCTTGGTCCCGTCGAGCGGGTCCACGAGCCACCAGCGCTGCCAACCCTGGCGGGTCGCCAGGTCGATGGCGCAGTCTTCTTCGGACAGAATCGGGATGTCCGGCGCCAGGGCGCTCAAGCCAGCGACGATCACATGGTGCGCGGCCAGGTCGGCAGCCGTCACCGGCGACTCGTCGGCCTTGGCGTCGACCTGCACGTTGTTGCGCCAGAATGGCAGGATCGCATCACCGGCGCGGTGGGCCAGCTCGACCACCCCGGCCAGGAGGGGATGCGGATAGATCATCGCGCTGCTCATGACACACTCCTCATGACACAAACAGTCCGCGCTCGGTCAACAGATCGCGGGCCAGGTACAGCGCCGCCAGGGCGCGGCCTTCGGAAAACTGCGGGTGCTGGGCAAGGCTGGACAGCTCGCGCAGGCTGACCCGGTCGACCCGCATGGGCTCCGGTTCATCCCCCTCAAGACGCTCTTCGTAGAGGTCGGTGGCCAGCACCACCTGGATCTTCTGGCTCATGTAGCCCGGCGACAGCGACAACTCGGTGAGGTGCTCGAGCTGGCGCGCGCCAAACCCGGCCTCTTCCTTGAGCTCGCGGTTGGCGGCCGCCAGCACGTCTTCACCCGGCTCGATCAGGCCCTTGGGCAGGGACAGCTCGTAGGCGTCGGTGCCGCCGCAGTACTCTTCGATCAGCACCGCGTGCTCGGCGTCGAGCATCGCCACGATCATCACCGCACCATAGCCATTGCCGCGTCCGACCAGGCGTTCGTAGGTCCGCTCCACACCATTGGAAAAGCGCAGCTGCACCTCCTCGACCCGGAACAGACGGCTATTGGCAACGATCTCGCGGGCGAGAACGGTAGGTTTCTGGCGCATAAGCAGCTCCTTGGCGTGAACGGGTTACTATACCTTGGCTGGCGCCGTTGGATGCCATCGTCGTCCGTTCACCTTTTGAGAATCTTTAGTATGCCTCTTATACCCTGGAGCGATATCGACACCGTGCTGCTGGACATGGACGGTACCCTGCTCGACCTGCACTACGACAACCATTTCTGGATGGAACACCTGCCCCAGCGCTACGCCGAGGTGCACGGCACCAGCCTGGCCCTGGCGCAGATGGAGCTGCAGCCGATTTTCAAGAACAACGCCGGCACCCTCAACTGGTACTGCCTGGACTTCTGGAGCCGCGAACTGAACC includes these proteins:
- a CDS encoding sensor histidine kinase — translated: MLNSSLPRRPRWRNLALLALCLAPLLWPLQHLAERYYRSELVGQNRQTLDLYVANLLGTLHRFETLPQILGDLPALRAALAAPADPQVQGSANRLLNEIARQTGAEVMYLMDDSGKTLAASNWDKPDSFVGRNFAFRPYYSDAIAGRLGRFFGLGTTSAKRGYFFAAGVREGERIKGVLVVKVDLDHTETLWGKTPEQLLLTDHNGVVILTSRPEWRFRATRSLTAEDHQAIAAVQPYPTQDPQPLNLNANAWLTQTRTIEETGWQVSILAPRALIDRPVRTVVAVGGATLLVVMLLVGLMMQSRRNYLDRIAFEARARHDLENRVVERTSDLEGLNKRLKSEVLEREQAQQELVQAQDELVQAGKLSALGTMSASISHELNQPLAAIRSYADNAGILLDHGRLDDARGNLKLISELTERMASIIAHLRAFARRDRHALESVALQPALDDALALLGKRRRAMAVELIRDLPDAPLWVQAGETRLRQVLGNLLANALDALTEKANPRCLWLSAEQTAEGVELCIRDNGPGFTSQALARAREPFFTTKTRTQGLGLGLAICDTLMRALGGEMLLANHPRGGALLTLRLRAGTPGVNLQPPEDPTA
- a CDS encoding sigma-54 dependent transcriptional regulator; amino-acid sequence: MTMAPIDSSVQVLLIDDDPHLRQALCQTLDLAGLRLLSLGDAQGVAQRIDRDWPGVVVSDIRMQGIDGLQLLEQLQARDSELPVLLITGHGDVPLAVQAMRAGAYDFLEKPFASEALLDSVRRALDLRRLVLENRSLRMALSDRQQLNGRLLGHSPPIVRLREQIGALAATRADVLILGETGAGKEVVARALHDLSSRRNGPFVAINAGALAESVVESELFGHEPGAFTGAQKRRIGKFEFANGGTLFLDEIESMSLDVQVKLLRLLQERVVERLGGNQQIALDIRVVAATKEDLRQAADQGRFRADLYYRLNVASLRIPPLRERGEDALLLFQHFVDAAGQRHGLKPPALQPAQRALLLRHDWPGNVRELQNAGERFALGLELALERDAGTRDEPWLAPSGGLSEQVEHFERSLIAAEMARPHGSLRSLAEALGLPRKTLHDKLRKHGLSFGAGDEHD
- a CDS encoding thioesterase domain-containing protein; amino-acid sequence: MTDPVQHLQEVLHHDIPLTREMGLSVASWQHQALRLNLPLAPNVNHKHTLFGGSLYCGAVLAGWGWLYLSLREAGVEDGHIVIQEGQISYPLPVSGDALVLCQAPEPALWERFLKLYLRRGRARLALQTTVVNQGSDEPAVVFAGQYVVHR
- the cysQ gene encoding 3'(2'),5'-bisphosphate nucleotidase CysQ, encoding MIYPHPLLAGVVELAHRAGDAILPFWRNNVQVDAKADESPVTAADLAAHHVIVAGLSALAPDIPILSEEDCAIDLATRQGWQRWWLVDPLDGTKEFIAGSEEFTVNIALIEQGQVVFGVVSMPTNGRCYAGGAGLGAWRSERGQAPQPIHVRQAPPAGAAFTVVASRRHSSAEQERLLAGLSAVVGALELANIGSSLKFCLLAEGAADCYPRLAPTSQWDTAAAQGVLEGAGGEVLQVDGQPFVYPPRASLLNPFFLALPVGVQWRGTLLALAKG
- the nudE gene encoding ADP compounds hydrolase NudE codes for the protein MRQKPTVLAREIVANSRLFRVEEVQLRFSNGVERTYERLVGRGNGYGAVMIVAMLDAEHAVLIEEYCGGTDAYELSLPKGLIEPGEDVLAAANRELKEEAGFGARQLEHLTELSLSPGYMSQKIQVVLATDLYEERLEGDEPEPMRVDRVSLRELSSLAQHPQFSEGRALAALYLARDLLTERGLFVS